In Choloepus didactylus isolate mChoDid1 chromosome 18, mChoDid1.pri, whole genome shotgun sequence, the genomic stretch ATTCTTTGTTGGTTCCTGTGGGTGGAAGTGGGATAgtttttgcttctgatttcacATTTGCACTTTGAGTTCTGGCTCTTTTGGGTCGTGGTTTTATTGTGGGTGATTCTCTTATTGAGCTCCCATCTCATGTTGGACCTGGATTTTCTGTGCACTCTTCTGCTTACACCCTGTGAGGCCATGAAAACTTCAGTTCAAGTTCACCAGTTTGCTCAAATACTattttgggaaaacctgatttagTGTACTGTCTTCCTTGAATTCTTAATTTCACTTAGATTTTGACTTGATGAATCCTTACTGTTTTTccagcttttaattttttaaaagaagattcaAAAGGATATTTGAGCTAGTATTTTAAGAGAGCCATATATTACTGTAAACCAAACTCTGGATATATTCTTTAAAtgagtgtgttttgtttttttttaaatgcattacaCAGACCATGGATTTCAGTGTATGTGTCTATAAATATATGATCTGTCTACCATCAAACAGTATCTCCCcttccttattttaaaagttttattatttttatagacTTCTTGCAATGACTTAAATTACGTGAATAACCACCTCTTCCATTGGACCTAGTTTCTGCACCATCCCAGATCcatttggattcattttgctTATGGAGATTCTGGGAGCTATTCGCTGTTGCCTTGCTTCCTGACATTCCTAACTGTCATGACTCCTCAGGTTTGTGGGCCAGGCTCTGGAAAGGTCTCCATTGCACTGTGGGGTGAAGTTTGATTAATGAAAATCATAGATGGGAAGGAGTAATCACCTGTCTACAGGTTTTCTGGCCACATAGTGAGAGCGGGGGTTGGAAATGTTTACTGTTCCCTACTCTGATTTCAAACCAATTGCTAGGGGTAGATCCAGGGCCTGAAGCTTATGCAATTTTTTGATCCTCAGATGATGATGCTACAAGAGGCATTATAAGCATGGAAAGACAAACCTGCATCTAGAATGTTAATTCTGATTTGAGAAAATTGCTGCTCCCTCCTAGAGGGAATCCAATAGAGTCAAAGTCAGCTTGGTAGCATGTGGCTAGTTTTTCTAATAGGAAAATGGTACCATTCAAAGGCTCACTGCTGCTGCTAACAGGTTAGTAGCTTGATTAGTCTGTATGTATTACAGTGGCCACTTTGATAATGGTCCCATTGAGCATGCATTGAAGTGGTGAGGAGAGAAGCTTGCTGGCCTCCACAGGGTGAGTCAGCCTGTCCACCTAGTCATGGAGCTCTTTCTCTAGGCTGGAAGTTCTCCGGAGGGCATTAAAATGAGTCACAACGAGCCACGCTCCCAGAGGAATGCAACTCTCATAACTTATGAACTCATCATacattaagaatatttttattgggAATCATGCAAAATATAATTTGTCAGAATGCTTATGCATGATGAACATAAAGCAATATTACAAATAACAAGCATGCTATATTATCAATTATATTCCTGACAGGAGGGGATTTCTATTTTCACTAGATATCAGTAAGAACTGAATGCTCCACAATTTTGCACATATGCTTTAGAGATTTTCCATAGAGTGGCTTATGGCTCTACACATTTCaaaccttttttttcctccattatctaCATACTTCTGGTGCCATGTGCTGTATGACATATTCCTATTACAATACAAACAGTGGCCCTAAACCTTTATGCCATGGTACTGCCTGGTAATTCAGCACAGCGGGCAGTAGCAATGTGCCTGGGAGCCAGTCCCATATTGGGATGACTAGCAAGAACTTAACTATACATGAAAATGTTGAGAACCTCATAAATATATCCCACTGAAGTCAAACAAAATATATGCTCAACTCAGCTTCCTCTGAACTGAGGGGAACTCTATATCCATATGCCTGGAATAGATCAGTTTATGCTTGTTGTCCAAGGACAATGGTTAATGACATCCCTTTATCCCTCACAAATATCACATTTGTACAATAAATAATATGGTCACCCTAACTTAGAAAGACTCCCAAACTGCTTATGGCTACACCAAAACCACGAGACATGAGGAAAAATATGAGGGAGGAGAAATTGGAGTGGAAAGAGTTAGCAGACTTAACAGATTGtggtaaaaatattatttttgcaaattttacaaaaaatagCCATTTGAACATATTGTTAGGGCCTTTCCTGTGCTAATGAGGGACCTTGAAGTTTATACTTCATTAATATGATGGTAAATTAACCCGCCATGAATGGAAGTAAATATGACTGTGAagtgaaacatttattttattagcaTATTTTTGGTTCTGACACACCTtgtgaaaattcaaaataaacagacttttcaaaaagaacttgCAACAGAAGAATTTTTAATGAaagggcaaacaaacaaacaaaaaaccccaccaaAAAACccaaccccaaaataaaaaccaaaactagGGACAGAGTGAGatttttccttctccaggaaaaattatatgcaaagagcttgggaaaaggaagaaaaggtagcctttttttttttttttttttttttttaaataactcttCCTCATTGTGGTGCTTTAGAAGGTATCCGTTGCTCCATTGTAATGTTGCTAATTTTAGAGGATTTTTCTTCAACTGAGTGGACCCGCAGTGAAAGGACATTGCCAAGTTGATCTAGTTCCTCAACCACTGTTTTGACAATGATTTCTTCTGTTGtgtctaaaataaaaaaaggaaagtttagTGCTCTTTTTCAACAGGTTGAAAGGTATTCAGACATTATTGGCATGGTTTTTAAAAgcgttctttttttttcaagtttgcaGTAAATTGAAATATAATGCTATGTTTGAAGTCAATGCTTAGCAATGTCCTGGACTATCTTCCTTATAATACCACAGCTTTTAAAGTAATGAGGCTTAAAAGAGTAAATGAAACATGGGTCAACAAAAAACATGAGTATTGGTCAAGTACAAGCCTGGAGCAAGTAAAGCTGTCTTCTTGTAAAAACCACTTTCACtattttcatgattaaaaaaaaaatagcactttTATCAAAGCattgaaacaatgaaaataatacatTGCAGGTAAGTAAGATGTTGGGAGATTGATTCCCCATTTCAGTAATTGTATAATTTGACCACATCTTTTCTACaggaatataaaatacaaatattcagAACTGTCATAGTGACCCCTCTTCCTTTTATTCATTAGAACGGAACttagaaacaaattttatttaatttagaaataactgacTTATTTAACAGAACTGCTGGAGTTTAAAAGATTTATACCAAGTAAAAAACCTTCATACCTTTGACTTGATTTCCAGAATTTATGGGTCCACATCCTTTTGATTTGTAACACGTGGATTTGCTTCCTCTGTGAAGAAGAgtaacttatttcattttttctttattagggaGTTCAGAAATAACCGTGAATTGAGAATGAAAGTTTTGGATTCTTGTTTCAATAAGGTTCAATGTCCTCTTATATTTGGGGGACATTAGTAAACTTTTTATGACTTCAACTTAGTGAAAGAAGAGATTAAATGGATATTTATGATCAGAAATTCCCTTGTGACTAGATAAGGTCTCTGTGATTTAGCAATAAGAAGCCTCGAAGTTCTTTCTACGGGCCAATGGACATGTTTTGAGTGCCTACTAGGTAGAAGGTGCTGGTCTGGATGCTGTGGAAAATGTAGAAGTAAGACACAAGCAATTTgcacttttgaaaataaaataaaatatacatgtaaaaagttatctataaaattgtataaaaggTGCTGAAGAGAAGTGAAAAATGAATGGAATAATATAAACAGTTTGTTTTGAGGAGGCAGCAATCACTCTTGGGCTCCGGTGGGAATAGGTACCGAGGGCTGATCCTGGCTTTGGAGGATGTAGAAGATGTGACCTACTCATGGTGTGGCCATGGCCAAGCATTTAATAAAGGCCACTGATCACGGGGTACCTTTTGTGTGCAAGCCAGTGTCCCAAGCACTCTACATGCACAGTGAGGCACTGTCGTTGCGGGTAGTTAAGAATATGGTTTTGCTGCTATTGCAGTTTTACCAGAGAGAAGACTGGGGCTTAAATAGATTAAGCAGtgtgctcaaattcttccagctATTGTGATTCAAACCGGGGCTGCGATTCCAGGGCTGCTGCTCTGGCTAACAAGCTGTGGTGCCTCTCAGTGAAATCTTCCTGTATCTTCGTTGCTTATCtttcaaatgaaaatgtaatAACCCATCCAGGACAGGGTACAGGAAGGGTAACTAGTGAAGTAATAATAAAATAGAGTCTGTTATTACAAGAAATGTGCTTCAACCCTGAATCACAGAAAGCAAATTTTTCCCTGGATTGGAGTGAAGGAACTGttcaatattctttttaaatattcattttatatgagtgaatattcattttatatgaattcattttatatgaatattttaaatattcattttaaatattcatcgtattattatatatgaaaatatttcacaTGTCTAGAAATTTGATTTTCCTGcctgttttcatttcacttgcaTGCAATAATAGATTTTAATAAATTCCTGAATATATATGGGTATAATCTTTAGAGTAGGAAATGCTAGGAACAATAGTGACATACTGAGAAATCCTAATTGATGTGGGATCGTTTCTTCCAAGAGTTAACATTTACCTTTCTTCTCCATTTATTAAGCTGCGGtaagtttcaatttctttttctaaaaagatTTTGATATCTAGAAGCTGTTCGTATTCCAGCGTCTGGCCTTCTGTTTCTGTTCGAATCTGTTGCAATTGTTCCTCCATCGCCAAGATCTGATCCTGGATTTGCTGGAGTTGAAAGCAGTAATTTCCTTCAGTCGCGGCCAAGGAACATTCGTAGGAATGTTtctgaaagaagaacaaagtaagtCTTGAATGTGTAAAGCGAAATgccacttttatattttaaacatccTCAAAGTGGAAAGAAAGACCTAAAGATGttgaaaaaatctaaatcttTTCAACTGGAAAAAATCAACattagtatgtttttaaaaagcatttcccCTCCAtcaaaataaagtcatttttcagtttttggggattggcaagttaaaaataatattgtttatGGACAGAATTCttgatatttaattaatttatatataatataaataagttatatataacatatttagttatatatatttagttatatAAATAGATATGTAGTTAGACTGATAGagacacatacatacattcaGCTCAGTGGTGATTCCTACATACCGCAGCCACGAGGGACTGAAGTTCAATTTCCAGGGTTTGGAGGTTGTGTTTCAGTTCCGTCAGCTCATTTCTGGCTGCTGTGGCTGCTCCTGCATCATCAGAAATCTGTTGCTGCAGCAATGCACTCTGAAGAGTAATTGTGAGAAGAGTTAGTGAGCAGCTTGGTCGTCTACTGAACAAGCCCTTAGTATGTCTTCTGCCATAGATGTACCTTCTCGTTAAAACAGGCCTGGGCATCTTTGCGGTTCTGCTCAGCCAAGTCCTCATACTCGGCCCTCATATTGTTCAACAGGACAGTCAGGTCCACTCCTGGGGCTGCGTTCATCTCCACGTTCACATTTCCCCCCGCTGCACACTGGAGGACTTTCATTTCCTGGAAAAGAGACCCGTAGTAATAGTCAAGCTAGGATTTTGATAGAGATGTGCACTCTGCCGTGAAATGAGCAGTGGGCTTCAAGAAGGCACCCAGACCCTGCACGAAGCCAGTCTGCAGGGTCCTTACCTCCTCGTGGTTTGTTTTGAGGTATGCTAACTCCTGAGTGAGCGTTTCACACTGCATCTCCAGGTCGCTTGTACAAAGAGTCAGCTCATCCAGCACTCGGCGAAGACCATTGATGTCTGCCTCAGTGCTCTGGTGCAGAGCAAGCTCATTTTCATACCTTCAAGGTGTTAAAGGTGCGTGAGAATTTTAATCATAGGCAAATGCGAAGCATACTACTTTAAGACATTTTATATGCTGAAGTGTATGATGTTCTGTACATACTTCTGAAGCTTCTTGCAATGGCAAACTGTTAAAACAGTGTGAGATACTTACTGATTTATGAATATTATTTGGGGGGAGTTGTTTCTTCAGAGTTCGTTTGTATCATCCAATGTGCTTAACAGTCGAATAAAAATATTGTTACATGGTTAAAATTTATGCTAGCTCTTTTTTATGATAAGGGCatatttaattcaatttcttcattGACTTAGTTTggctttataaaataatttggttataaatgcaaaaaatagGTTCTTTAGCCCAactgtagtatttttttttaaccttgattATAATTAATTACTTTATTTTCACTTACTTCAGCTTGATGTCATCAGCAGTCAGTCTGGCATTGTCATATTGTAGAACAACACTGGAGTTACAGGAGgtcatggaaacaatctaaataggGTATATTGTGCAAAATGTTAAATTCTGAAAGTCATGGGAGCCTCCAGATTTCAGTGTGATTCTATATTTTTCTTAACTCTGCAAGCATTCATTTTAGCATCACTTATTTTTCTGTATAAAATAAAGAGCCTATATTTTCTTCAGATGATAAATGTCCAGAGCGTGAGAGCCAAAGTGTAAGCTTTTACAATCGTGAATACTTTTATTACTTTGGATAAAAAGGTATGAGCTAAACACAAGAAGAACAAAGTAATCATATctattttaaaactgtttctcTTTCATTAATTAATTCCATAAGTATTTATTGCTGGGCATTGTCCTAAGCACTGACAATACAGAGTGAACACATTCTACATCATGTAAATTTATTAAGGCCATTTTATATGTTCTTTCTTTTAAGTTATGCTCACCCAAAGTCTGTAGTAAAAGTCTGCAAATCCGTATTTCTTACCTGCCTTTTAAGGTCTTCAATGATTGAGAAGTATCTGCTGTGGTCATGATCAAGTCCCCAGCAAGAACCAGGCCCATGTTTTTCATACCAGCCTTTGATCTTCTGCTCTAGGTCTTCATTTGCCGCCTTCAGAGCATGCACGTGGTCCAAGTAGGATGCCAGGCGGTCGTTGAGGTTCTGCATGGTCATCTTTTCATTCCCGGGGAGGAGGCCATGCTCATTTCCAGGAAAGCCAGTGCCAGCCCCACTTCCCAGCCCTCCACCACCGTTACAGAAGCCTCCTCCAGAAGAAACGCTCCCTAGAGTATAAGAAAATCTGCTTCCTGCTCCCAACCCACCACACATGTTCCCAGCCCCAAAGTCTATTCCTCCACCTGACAGCCTAACAGAGCCAGCTCGTGAACACATCCGCCTGGATCCGCTAGAAAGTCGAAAAGACATGGCGACAGGATAGCTGAGCAACCCTTTCCCAGTGAGGACCAAAGCCAAAGTACACCTTCCACAGAGGTTAGCTCCATTGGGCCTTTTATAGGATTCAGTTGGTCATTTCAGTCTTAATTATGCCAATctgtaataaaatattacttGCACACTAATTGTTGTTTTCCATAATTGGGTGATTTTTAATAGTGTCCAGTCTGTAGGTGGAAATGTGcctcaaggatttttttttaatatgtattaaaaaGGTGCCAGGTGGAGTAATACTAAATCATAGTCTCAAAGGTCAAAATTAAATATGAGTAAATGTCCATCTTTTTGACCTCTGGCATACATTCTAGGTCTCCCCACCTATATAACAATAAAGTAGTAATTCAAATGAGAAATGTCCACTGCTTTTGTCCTACAAATGCTTATACAATATCTCTATTATTTGGCTTTAttgcatgttttctttcttattaaaatcaaacactgtcaatatcaatTGACCCTTAGGTAGTTGGaggtttttagtttatttttaaaattgaaaactaaaataatagaaGTTCTGCTGTACTGTGTTTATTAATTTCTCcaaaaattgataaatatgtGACATTGATAATTATTTGTATAGCGATTTCTTGGTTTAGTCCAGAAGCAGAATGTCCATTCAGCTAACATCTGAGTCTCCAAAATGTTCACTACCCTACTCAGAAATATTGACTGAGCTTTTAGTAGAAATTTATGTGTGTAAGATATTACGACTTATTTTAAGAGGTGAATTTTGTGTTCATAAGTGGAGAAGGGTGTTCTCATTACCACCTGGAAACCAATATAGTATCCTGGATTAAAGATTGGTTGTCATAGTGAAGTAGACTCTTGTTATCTTGATACCTTTAAGAAGTTTTCCAGTCTGCTTgtgctttatttccttattggggGTATGAAAATAATAACATTGAACAGTCTCAAATGAACAATGTTGAGCAGCTCTAATAATTAATGACTATAAAAAATATGAATTGCACAAACACTTTgaaaattctaattatttaaatcaTCATAATAAAGTGGACGAGTCAGACAGGGTTAGGCCTCTTTCAGTTATAAAGATACAAATGGATTGATTAACTGATTACAGGTTTAGATAGTTTTGAAACAgccatttttttctgaatgagATATTTCAATGTTGTGGATATCTAGTATAGTACTTTGAAAAACATCTAATATTGTTGTCACCAAAAGTTATGGAATATTTG encodes the following:
- the KRT26 gene encoding keratin, type I cytoskeletal 26, translated to MSFRLSSGSRRMCSRAGSVRLSGGGIDFGAGNMCGGLGAGSRFSYTLGSVSSGGGFCNGGGGLGSGAGTGFPGNEHGLLPGNEKMTMQNLNDRLASYLDHVHALKAANEDLEQKIKGWYEKHGPGSCWGLDHDHSRYFSIIEDLKRQIVSMTSCNSSVVLQYDNARLTADDIKLKYENELALHQSTEADINGLRRVLDELTLCTSDLEMQCETLTQELAYLKTNHEEEMKVLQCAAGGNVNVEMNAAPGVDLTVLLNNMRAEYEDLAEQNRKDAQACFNEKSALLQQQISDDAGAATAARNELTELKHNLQTLEIELQSLVAAKHSYECSLAATEGNYCFQLQQIQDQILAMEEQLQQIRTETEGQTLEYEQLLDIKIFLEKEIETYRSLINGEERGSKSTCYKSKGCGPINSGNQVKDTTEEIIVKTVVEELDQLGNVLSLRVHSVEEKSSKISNITMEQRIPSKAPQ